A single Macrobrachium nipponense isolate FS-2020 chromosome 5, ASM1510439v2, whole genome shotgun sequence DNA region contains:
- the LOC135215753 gene encoding tigger transposable element-derived protein 1-like has translation MHNPKAWITKMLTSNWFHQCFIPQVSKYLLEKGLPFKILLLMDNAGGHATDLSHEGIQVEFLPPNTTSLIQPMDQGVIRAFKALYTKNTFADLVACVDAAQDDEDETFNLKAYWRQYTIATCLQNIQKALKEMKPATVNASWKKLWPQIVYDDKGFTPAEIQHSAIRKSVQLAAIIGGDGFGDMTTEDVDELLDCHSQPLEDLTKSASDEDSETQEETQEIVEETGLTLERLAKLCNLAKELKELSQEWEEDMVRSLQFCNKIDEDMTPYRMLFEQKKKQRQQLPITMFFQPRKKEPVPPATMPLEEIEEVSQEEVEEVSQEKTPPSEET, from the coding sequence ATGCATAATCCAAAAGCATGGATTACGAAGATGCTGACCTCCAACTGGTTCCACCAGTGTTTTATCCCACAAGTCAGTAAATATCTCTTAGAGAAGGGCTTGCCATTTAAGATCCTTCTCCTTATGGATAACGCTGGTGGACACGCAACTGATCTGTCGCATGAGGGCATTCAGGTTGAGTTCCTGCCACCCAACACAACGTCATTAATTCAACCGATGGACCAGGGGGTTATCAGGGCGTTCAAGGCCCTCTACACGAAGAATACCTTCGCGGACCTCGTTGCGTGTGTGGATGCTGCCCAAGATGATGAGGATGAAACATTCAATTTGAAGGCGTACTGGCGGCAGTACACAATAGCCACGTGCCTGCAGAACATCCAAAAGGCACTGAAAGAAATGAAACCTGCTACTGTTAATGCGAGCTGGAAGAAGTTGTGGCCCCAGATTGTTTACGATGACAAGGGATTTACACCTGCTGAGATTCAACACTCTGCAATACGGAAATCTGTGCAGTTGGCTGCGATAATTGGAGGTGACGGGTTTGGTGACATGACGACTGAAGACGTCGACGAGTTATTGGACTGCCATTCCCAGCCGCTCGAAGACTTGACGAAATCGGCCAGTGACGAAGACAGTGAAACACAGGAAGAGACCCAAGAAATTGTCGAAGAAACGGGCTTAACATTAGAACGGCTTGCCAAGCTCTGCAACCTTGCGAAGGAGTTGAAAGAATTGTCGCAAGAGTGGGAGGAGGATATGGTTCGTTCTCTGCAATTCTGCAACAAAATCGACGAAGACATGACTCCCTACAGGATGCTCTTCGAGCAAAAAAAGAAGCAGCGGCAGCAACTTCCGATCACAATGTTCTTCCAGCCTCGCAAAAAAGAGCCAGTTCCTCCTGCTACTATGCCTTTGGAAGAAATTGAAGAAGTGTCCCAGGAAGAAGTTGAAGAGGTGTCCCAGGAAAAGACACCTCCGTCTGAAGAGACGTAA